CGGGACTCGGGACTCGTGGGGGAGTAGTTCCCGAGTCCCGAGTCCCGAGTCCCGAGTCCCGAGTCCCGAGTCCCGACGGGTTGGATTCCCGCCCAAGCCCGTGTAGCTTCAGTAGTTCCGCGCCGTTGGCGCGACTCCGGGGCCGGTCGGGATCGGCCCCATGCGACGGACTCCACCACGCCAAAGACGCGATGAAGAACGACATCCACCCCCAGTACCACCCGGTGGTCTTCAAGGACCTCTCGAACGGGCAGCTGATCGTGACCCGGTCGACGATGACCAGCGAGCAGAAGATCCGCCTGAGCGACGGCAACGAGTACCCGGTCGTCCCGCTCGAGATCACGAACATGTCGCACCCGTTCTTCACCGGCGAGCAGCGCCTGGTGGACACGCAGGGTCGCGTCGAC
This DNA window, taken from Gemmatirosa kalamazoonensis, encodes the following:
- a CDS encoding type B 50S ribosomal protein L31; the encoded protein is MKNDIHPQYHPVVFKDLSNGQLIVTRSTMTSEQKIRLSDGNEYPVVPLEITNMSHPFFTGEQRLVDTQGRVDKFKKRYSR